The Streptomyces sp. Alt3 genome has a segment encoding these proteins:
- a CDS encoding thioesterase family protein, with product MNAGSYYEPIDVHRYKPTVHAGGAWDPDEQHFSPLGGLIVHAVDRHLADRPDTGLVMSRISFDILGRLALDECEIRVETIRPGRTIELLEAVALIAGRPVVRARIWLLAATDTTAVADGDTGPLPPPGSVPSRPLASEWPGGYIRSLDVRPVSPRRPGRAAAWISTGLDLVAGEPSSPLASYVALVDTANGIAVRQPPTAWMFPNVDLTIHLHRRPGGRWTGLDTSVTFGPDGSGVTSTVLHDTAGPVGHAQQILTLRPMPS from the coding sequence GTGAACGCCGGCAGCTACTACGAACCCATCGATGTCCACCGCTACAAGCCCACCGTGCACGCCGGCGGCGCCTGGGACCCGGACGAACAGCACTTCAGCCCGCTCGGCGGCCTGATCGTGCACGCCGTCGACCGCCACCTGGCCGACCGGCCCGACACCGGCCTGGTCATGTCCCGGATCAGCTTCGACATCCTCGGCCGCCTCGCCCTCGACGAATGCGAGATTCGCGTCGAGACCATCCGGCCCGGCCGCACCATCGAACTCCTCGAAGCCGTCGCGCTGATCGCCGGCCGCCCCGTCGTCAGGGCCCGCATCTGGCTTCTCGCCGCCACCGACACCACCGCCGTCGCCGACGGTGACACGGGCCCGCTCCCTCCGCCCGGGTCCGTCCCGTCCCGGCCGCTGGCCTCCGAGTGGCCGGGCGGCTACATCCGGTCCCTGGACGTCCGTCCGGTCTCACCCCGGCGGCCGGGGCGTGCCGCTGCCTGGATCTCCACCGGCCTGGACCTCGTGGCCGGTGAGCCGAGCAGCCCTCTCGCCTCGTACGTCGCGCTGGTCGACACCGCCAACGGCATCGCGGTGCGCCAACCGCCCACCGCCTGGATGTTCCCCAACGTCGACCTGACCATCCATCTCCACCGCCGCCCCGGAGGGCGGTGGACCGGACTCGACACGTCCGTCACCTTCGGCCCCGACGGAAGCGGTGTGACGAGCACCGTCCTGCACGACACGGCGGGCCCCGTCGGACATGCCCAGCAGATCCTCACCCTGCGCCCGATGCCCTCCTGA
- a CDS encoding gala protein codes for MSQPMPVRCPAIEHPDLPLADPALLEPLLTRLAVERPVGADEVFPLGTLRGDGRVDLCKQGLGPAGAAGVMPALARSPHAEHVLLGTNSLGDEGARSVADALREGDHGLRTLYLGCNRIGAEGAAALAGALGGDGTVRALWLKRNPLGDAGVRALVPMLARNTALRTLDLVNSGVTTDGLKSLLGVLSLRERPVERLFLGGNGLGPEAAPLLAALLRDAGVRELYLPANHLGDEGAAVLAAAADPARPVRLGLGGNGIGPAGASALADALGGIEALDLGRPMSQRSLGATGNAPGDAGASALAAALPGSPLRRLELAHTGLTGRGAKELLGAVGADSRLEYVGLGPGLPRRVKRSFASRLRPDTGAHADLRAIRSVYR; via the coding sequence ATGTCGCAGCCGATGCCCGTGCGCTGCCCGGCGATCGAGCACCCGGACCTCCCGCTCGCCGACCCCGCTCTGCTGGAGCCGCTGCTGACGCGGCTCGCGGTGGAGCGGCCGGTCGGTGCGGACGAGGTGTTCCCGCTGGGGACCCTGCGGGGCGACGGACGTGTCGACCTCTGCAAGCAGGGTCTCGGGCCCGCCGGCGCGGCCGGGGTGATGCCGGCGCTCGCCCGCTCACCGCATGCCGAACACGTCCTGCTCGGCACCAACTCCCTGGGCGACGAGGGGGCCCGCTCGGTCGCTGACGCCCTGCGGGAGGGCGACCACGGGCTGCGGACGCTCTATCTCGGCTGCAACCGCATCGGGGCCGAGGGCGCCGCCGCGCTCGCCGGGGCGCTCGGCGGGGACGGCACCGTCCGGGCCCTGTGGCTCAAGCGCAATCCGCTGGGCGACGCGGGTGTCCGGGCGCTGGTGCCGATGCTGGCCCGCAACACCGCCCTGCGCACCCTCGACCTCGTCAACAGCGGTGTCACGACCGACGGTCTGAAGTCCCTGCTCGGCGTGCTCTCGCTGCGGGAGCGGCCCGTGGAGAGGCTGTTCCTCGGCGGCAACGGGCTCGGCCCGGAAGCCGCCCCGCTCCTCGCGGCACTGCTGCGTGACGCAGGGGTGCGGGAGCTGTATCTGCCGGCCAACCACCTCGGCGACGAGGGTGCCGCCGTGCTCGCCGCCGCGGCGGACCCGGCGCGTCCGGTGCGCCTGGGCCTCGGCGGCAACGGGATCGGGCCCGCCGGGGCGAGCGCGCTGGCCGACGCGCTGGGCGGGATCGAGGCGCTCGACCTCGGGCGTCCGATGTCGCAGCGCAGCCTCGGGGCGACGGGGAACGCGCCCGGCGACGCCGGGGCGAGCGCGCTGGCCGCCGCCCTGCCCGGCAGCCCCCTGCGCCGTCTCGAACTGGCGCACACGGGCCTGACCGGCCGGGGCGCGAAGGAGCTGCTGGGCGCCGTCGGCGCGGATTCGCGGCTGGAGTACGTCGGCCTCGGCCCCGGGCTGCCCCGCAGGGTCAAGCGGTCCTTCGCCTCGCGACTGCGGCCGGACACCGGCGCCCACGCGGACCTCCGGGCGATACGGAGCGTCTACCGGTGA
- a CDS encoding ankyrin repeat domain-containing protein — MSPWPKNCFLPTEEASSLHKARRYAVPRRMIERATERRLAGDWRGALAAAHVEPAFDLAEVATAYGPVVAGALASDLRHLVPDLVHWHVPRALGGRSTVATGRTVVLAGYGNGSGLPLTPYLHLSTPPMFDGPQGLVLRFGAVPDEGTPGVFGARTEDWRAERWLWDARHTARLREAVGAAGRIPFLRHDGTPLSSRELAAADDAGARAERVTLLHQEGRVSEAFAAAGVDWDPALPEAQRSWRGLDVEENIRRMALDIPRLGPAVRRATATGGGERFLVAMSWRAHLLLDITEHSTGGRLRARVVERETPGAASAARLPEAAWRRLPDLDLLRSGAMPPQWLHPLVARALFPAVEGPFGPPGPPAPRPVRVRCRGEWHEVVFRDGALRSPHTDEERQRESALRAFGGAVAGCFAVEHSCTSGTGRLPKALRAQVRELFLHAQHGDTTAVLAMLDAGVDLRVKDARQRGLLHVLPLLDHEALLPRLLEAGLDLEARDHMERTPLGVAVGERGSAALVRALLDAGARTDVTDATELSLSQTIRRYKRTDLAFLRERVEAEHPGIGSAWYDKWFQEDAEDEEQ, encoded by the coding sequence GTGAGTCCCTGGCCCAAGAACTGTTTCCTCCCGACGGAGGAGGCGTCGAGCCTGCACAAGGCCCGCCGGTACGCCGTGCCCCGCCGGATGATCGAGCGGGCCACGGAGCGGCGGCTGGCCGGTGACTGGCGTGGCGCCCTCGCGGCGGCCCACGTCGAACCCGCCTTCGACCTCGCGGAGGTGGCGACCGCATACGGTCCGGTCGTGGCCGGAGCCCTCGCGTCGGACCTGCGCCACCTCGTGCCCGACCTGGTGCACTGGCACGTGCCCCGGGCGCTGGGAGGGCGCTCGACGGTCGCCACCGGCCGCACCGTGGTGCTGGCCGGCTACGGGAACGGTTCCGGGCTGCCCCTCACGCCGTATCTGCATCTGAGCACTCCCCCGATGTTCGACGGACCCCAGGGGCTCGTCCTGCGCTTCGGTGCCGTGCCCGATGAGGGAACTCCCGGCGTCTTCGGTGCCCGTACCGAGGACTGGCGGGCCGAACGGTGGCTGTGGGACGCGCGGCACACGGCCCGTCTCCGGGAGGCGGTCGGCGCCGCAGGCCGGATTCCCTTCCTCCGTCACGACGGCACGCCGCTGAGCTCCCGGGAACTCGCCGCGGCCGACGACGCGGGCGCCAGGGCGGAGCGGGTGACACTGCTCCACCAGGAGGGCCGGGTCTCCGAGGCCTTCGCCGCCGCAGGCGTCGACTGGGACCCGGCCCTGCCTGAGGCCCAGCGGTCGTGGCGCGGGCTGGACGTCGAGGAGAACATCCGCCGGATGGCGCTCGACATCCCCCGCCTGGGCCCGGCGGTGCGGCGCGCGACCGCCACGGGTGGCGGGGAGCGCTTCCTGGTCGCCATGAGCTGGCGGGCCCACCTCCTGCTGGACATCACGGAGCACAGTACGGGCGGGCGTCTCCGGGCCCGTGTCGTCGAGAGGGAGACCCCGGGCGCGGCATCGGCGGCCCGGCTTCCCGAGGCGGCCTGGCGCCGCCTTCCCGACCTCGACCTGCTGCGGAGCGGTGCCATGCCGCCGCAGTGGCTCCACCCGCTGGTCGCCCGGGCGCTGTTCCCCGCCGTCGAGGGGCCGTTCGGCCCCCCTGGGCCTCCGGCGCCACGCCCCGTGCGGGTGAGGTGCAGGGGCGAGTGGCACGAGGTCGTGTTCCGGGACGGCGCGCTCCGCTCCCCGCACACCGATGAGGAACGGCAGCGGGAGAGTGCCCTGCGGGCCTTCGGCGGGGCCGTCGCCGGCTGCTTCGCCGTGGAGCACTCCTGCACGTCGGGCACCGGACGGCTTCCGAAGGCACTGCGGGCACAGGTGCGGGAGCTGTTCCTGCACGCCCAGCACGGGGACACCACCGCGGTGCTGGCGATGCTGGACGCCGGTGTGGACCTCCGGGTGAAGGACGCACGGCAGCGGGGTCTGCTGCACGTCCTGCCGCTGCTCGACCACGAGGCCCTGCTGCCCCGGCTCCTGGAGGCGGGACTCGACCTGGAGGCCAGGGACCACATGGAGCGGACCCCGCTGGGCGTCGCGGTCGGCGAGAGGGGCTCCGCCGCACTGGTGCGCGCCCTGCTCGACGCCGGGGCCCGGACGGACGTGACCGACGCGACCGAGCTGTCGCTGTCCCAGACGATCCGGCGGTACAAGCGCACGGACCTCGCCTTCCTCAGAGAGCGCGTGGAGGCCGAGCACCCGGGTATCGGGTCCGCCTGGTACGACAAGTGGTTCCAGGAAGACGCGGAGGACGAGGAACAGTGA
- a CDS encoding AAA family ATPase: protein MSTTIRPASVTPGPLEAADELNRRLRTTRTEPARSPQLEALALAVTANQPVLLWGEPGIGKSAGMEQLAAGLGLELETVIASVHEPSDFAGLPVVGDDPAVTGVPMAPPDWAVRLARAGRGLLFFDELSSAPPAVQAALLRVVLERRVGSLRLPEAVRIVAAANPPSSAADGWHLSPPLANRFVHLRWTHDPRTVARGMAGTWPALGVPVVDPARVPGAAARARGSVSGFLTARPGLVHHMPADAESRGRAWPSPRTWDMALRLLATGYAAGAGREAVASVLTGAVGDGAGIELLSYLEHLDLPDPDRVLADPDAFALPGRGDRQLAFLIAVVAAVQGDLTRERWEAGWAVLAKAVDAGVPDVAARAAVDLAGMRDLDWPVPPGIDGFLDLLRQSGALPQGG from the coding sequence GTGAGCACCACCATCCGGCCCGCCTCCGTCACGCCGGGACCGCTGGAAGCCGCCGACGAGCTCAACCGGCGGCTGCGCACCACCCGTACCGAGCCTGCCCGGAGTCCTCAACTTGAGGCCCTCGCACTGGCGGTGACGGCCAATCAGCCAGTTCTGCTGTGGGGCGAGCCCGGGATCGGCAAGTCCGCGGGCATGGAGCAGCTCGCCGCCGGGCTCGGCCTCGAACTGGAGACGGTCATCGCGAGCGTCCACGAGCCGTCGGACTTCGCCGGGCTGCCGGTCGTGGGGGACGACCCGGCGGTGACCGGTGTGCCGATGGCCCCGCCGGACTGGGCGGTCCGGCTCGCCCGTGCGGGCCGCGGGCTCCTCTTCTTCGACGAGCTGTCCTCGGCGCCGCCCGCCGTGCAGGCGGCCCTCCTGCGGGTCGTCCTCGAACGGCGGGTGGGCAGCCTGCGGTTGCCGGAGGCGGTACGCATCGTGGCGGCCGCCAACCCCCCGTCGAGCGCGGCCGACGGGTGGCACCTCAGCCCGCCGCTCGCCAACCGCTTCGTCCACCTCCGATGGACGCACGACCCGCGCACCGTCGCCCGCGGTATGGCGGGGACCTGGCCCGCGCTGGGTGTACCGGTCGTCGACCCGGCCAGGGTTCCGGGTGCGGCGGCGCGGGCCAGGGGGTCGGTCTCCGGGTTCCTGACGGCGCGTCCCGGCCTGGTCCACCACATGCCGGCCGACGCGGAGAGCCGGGGCCGGGCATGGCCGTCCCCGAGGACCTGGGACATGGCGCTGCGGCTGCTGGCCACCGGTTACGCGGCCGGCGCCGGGCGGGAGGCCGTCGCGTCCGTGCTCACCGGGGCGGTCGGGGACGGGGCGGGCATCGAGCTGCTGTCCTACCTGGAACACCTCGATCTGCCCGACCCCGACCGGGTGCTCGCGGACCCCGACGCGTTCGCGCTGCCGGGACGCGGTGACCGGCAGCTCGCCTTCCTGATCGCGGTCGTCGCCGCCGTGCAGGGCGACCTGACCAGGGAGCGCTGGGAGGCGGGGTGGGCCGTGCTCGCCAAGGCCGTCGACGCCGGTGTGCCGGACGTGGCAGCCAGGGCCGCGGTGGACCTCGCCGGGATGCGGGACCTCGACTGGCCGGTGCCGCCGGGCATCGACGGCTTCCTGGACCTGCTGCGGCAGTCCGGCGCCCTTCCTCAGGGCGGCTGA
- a CDS encoding vWA domain-containing protein, which yields MDTTKLLAARYRAAADRPYLASALYALTVVPSDEVPTMGVDRYWRCYVSPRFVDGTPVAELAAVWVHEVAHLLRDHHGRAERLPAADQRDRHRVNVAQDCEINDDLIADGLPLPAGRMEPRLFGLPEGRLFEAYLPELPRSPVTHDCGSGAHGQPSPWESGDRAGPAGVGAVEAEALRRHTAEAMRAHARARGSLPGGWKRWADEVLEPTVDWRQALAGAVREAAAWASGAIDYTYRRPSRRSAAMRGIVLPSLRRPLPRVAVVIDTSGSMGEAEIASALGEVTGVLREVGVRGNRVTVLACDADVQAVSRVTSTGQITLGGGGGTDMRVGITAALAGPERPGIVIVLTDGLTPWPDETPSCRLVAALVGPSAPAPPAWVETVRVT from the coding sequence CTGGACACCACGAAGCTGCTCGCGGCGCGGTACCGGGCGGCAGCCGACCGCCCGTACCTGGCCTCGGCCCTGTACGCCCTGACCGTGGTGCCGAGCGACGAGGTGCCGACCATGGGCGTGGACCGGTACTGGCGCTGCTACGTCTCGCCCCGCTTCGTCGACGGCACGCCGGTGGCGGAACTGGCGGCGGTGTGGGTGCACGAGGTCGCACATCTGCTGCGCGACCACCACGGGCGGGCGGAACGGCTGCCCGCGGCCGACCAGCGCGACCGGCACCGGGTGAACGTCGCACAGGACTGCGAGATCAACGACGACCTGATCGCCGACGGGCTCCCCCTGCCCGCGGGGCGGATGGAGCCGCGCCTCTTCGGCCTGCCGGAGGGCCGTCTCTTCGAGGCGTACCTGCCCGAACTGCCGCGCTCCCCCGTCACCCACGACTGCGGGTCGGGCGCCCACGGGCAGCCGTCCCCGTGGGAGTCGGGCGACCGCGCGGGGCCGGCGGGGGTCGGCGCGGTGGAGGCGGAGGCCCTGCGCCGCCACACCGCGGAGGCGATGCGCGCCCACGCACGCGCCCGGGGCAGCCTCCCCGGAGGCTGGAAGCGCTGGGCGGACGAGGTCCTCGAACCCACCGTCGACTGGCGGCAGGCGCTCGCGGGCGCCGTACGCGAGGCAGCCGCCTGGGCCTCGGGGGCGATCGACTACACCTACCGCCGGCCGTCCCGCCGGAGCGCGGCGATGCGCGGGATCGTGCTGCCGAGCCTGCGCCGCCCGCTTCCCAGGGTGGCGGTCGTCATCGACACCTCGGGCTCGATGGGCGAGGCCGAGATCGCCTCCGCGCTGGGCGAGGTGACGGGCGTGCTGCGCGAGGTCGGTGTCCGGGGCAACCGGGTGACGGTCCTGGCCTGCGACGCCGATGTCCAGGCGGTCTCCCGGGTGACGTCCACCGGGCAGATCACGCTGGGCGGGGGCGGCGGCACGGACATGCGGGTCGGGATCACCGCGGCGCTGGCGGGGCCGGAACGCCCGGGCATCGTCATCGTGCTGACGGACGGACTCACCCCGTGGCCCGACGAGACCCCCTCCTGCCGGCTCGTCGCCGCCCTCGTCGGACCGTCCGCTCCGGCCCCTCCCGCGTGGGTCGAGACGGTACGCGTCACGTAG
- a CDS encoding lysophospholipid acyltransferase family protein, which yields MLSRLADVLVPAVGRLTITADAGAVLAPGSIIAANHTSLADPAVVLAALHRLGARPVVMAAAGLWRVPVLGRALAREGHIPVHRGDRRAANALDEAAEALGRGRMVLIYAEGGLPLRTDAAEAAPEAFRSGLSRLALRSGAPVVPVGQAGARRVTSGSVPKQLAGLFTAPLRRPGMHVHIGAPLDLSADGADRTERARTAVTAAWRTAATRLGEPAALAA from the coding sequence ATGCTCAGCCGCCTCGCCGACGTCCTGGTACCCGCCGTCGGCCGCCTCACGATCACGGCCGACGCGGGCGCCGTGCTGGCCCCCGGCAGCATCATCGCCGCGAACCACACCTCGCTCGCCGACCCCGCCGTCGTGCTCGCCGCGCTGCACCGCCTCGGGGCCCGTCCGGTCGTCATGGCGGCCGCCGGACTGTGGCGCGTACCGGTACTCGGCCGTGCGCTCGCCCGGGAGGGACACATCCCCGTCCACCGTGGCGACCGGCGCGCGGCGAACGCCCTGGACGAAGCCGCGGAGGCGCTCGGCCGCGGACGCATGGTCCTCATCTACGCCGAAGGCGGCCTCCCGCTCCGCACGGACGCCGCGGAAGCGGCGCCCGAGGCCTTCCGCAGCGGCCTGTCCCGGCTCGCCCTGCGGAGCGGGGCCCCGGTGGTGCCGGTCGGTCAGGCCGGCGCACGCCGGGTGACCTCGGGAAGCGTGCCCAAGCAGCTCGCGGGCCTGTTCACGGCGCCACTGCGCCGCCCCGGCATGCATGTGCACATCGGCGCACCACTCGATCTCTCGGCGGACGGCGCCGACCGGACCGAGCGGGCCCGCACAGCGGTGACGGCCGCCTGGCGGACGGCCGCCACGCGGCTCGGAGAGCCCGCCGCGCTCGCCGCATGA
- a CDS encoding QsdR family transcriptional regulator — MGDARASRRVVTRGHAVHRARRMFLRHGTVDMDALARDLSVSRATLYRVVGSRDALLTDVLWELADHLLDRARQLRTREGVDGVLEITRYFVGALRGSAPFADFLRAEPETARRLLTGGRVHRRAVLAQRGILLEAGERGCLWPSSGIDDLAYLYVRVVESALYAELLSSRRPDLALAERTARAVLQQTRRGAPDLI; from the coding sequence ATGGGGGACGCGCGGGCTTCCCGACGTGTGGTCACCCGGGGCCACGCGGTGCACCGTGCCCGGCGGATGTTCCTGCGGCACGGCACGGTGGACATGGACGCGCTCGCCCGGGACCTGTCGGTCAGCCGGGCGACGCTCTACCGTGTGGTCGGCAGCCGCGACGCGCTCCTGACGGACGTGCTGTGGGAGCTGGCCGACCACCTGCTGGACCGGGCGCGGCAACTGCGTACCCGTGAGGGTGTGGACGGAGTCCTGGAGATCACCCGCTACTTCGTCGGCGCTCTGCGCGGCTCCGCCCCGTTCGCGGACTTCCTGCGCGCCGAACCCGAGACGGCACGACGCCTCCTGACCGGGGGACGCGTGCACCGTCGTGCCGTCCTGGCCCAGCGGGGCATTCTCCTGGAAGCGGGCGAGAGGGGGTGCCTCTGGCCCAGTTCCGGCATCGACGATCTGGCCTACCTCTATGTGAGGGTCGTCGAATCCGCCCTGTACGCCGAACTGCTGAGCAGCCGCCGGCCGGACCTCGCCCTGGCCGAACGCACTGCCCGCGCCGTGCTCCAGCAAACCCGCCGAGGGGCACCGGACCTGATCTGA
- a CDS encoding fibronectin type III domain-containing protein, giving the protein MEGITVQRPHARTALACSAALLLATLTACGASAKTDTEKPAAPGGVTAQAGSATSVHVMWERSTDDEGVTGYDVYREGEKAASVDAPKLMTDIGGLTASTAYTFTVRARDAAGNRSAPSAAVPVTTPAAAPADKEPPTGPTVLRGRADSGRTVSLSWGGSTDDVGVTSYDIYQEDSRIHSVSGTQTTARLTGLRPGTVYTFTVRARDAADRSSPDSNALDLTTPSAPGAPASTAPTGLRTATTVQGEESLVDLSWDQPDTGGTIPAYQLFLNGRLTTTIVWGGTPPEGRATYRLTLTDPPGTRYSLKIRPKLPDGKWGDFSAQRTVVLPG; this is encoded by the coding sequence ATGGAAGGCATCACCGTGCAACGCCCCCACGCACGCACCGCGTTGGCCTGCTCCGCCGCGCTGCTCCTCGCCACGCTGACCGCGTGCGGCGCATCAGCGAAAACGGACACCGAGAAACCGGCAGCCCCCGGGGGAGTGACGGCTCAGGCCGGCAGCGCCACCTCCGTACACGTCATGTGGGAGCGGTCCACGGACGACGAGGGCGTCACCGGTTACGACGTCTACCGCGAGGGCGAGAAGGCCGCCTCGGTGGACGCGCCGAAGCTGATGACCGACATCGGAGGGCTCACCGCCTCGACGGCGTACACCTTCACCGTCAGGGCCCGGGACGCCGCCGGGAACCGGTCCGCACCGAGCGCCGCCGTCCCCGTCACCACACCCGCTGCCGCGCCCGCCGACAAGGAACCGCCGACCGGGCCGACGGTGCTGCGGGGCAGGGCCGACAGCGGCCGGACGGTCTCACTGTCCTGGGGCGGCTCCACGGACGACGTGGGAGTCACCTCCTACGACATCTACCAGGAGGACTCCAGGATCCACAGCGTCTCCGGCACGCAGACCACGGCCCGCCTCACCGGGCTGCGGCCCGGCACCGTCTACACCTTCACCGTCCGCGCCCGCGACGCGGCCGACCGTTCCTCGCCGGACAGCAACGCCCTCGACCTCACCACCCCGTCCGCGCCGGGCGCCCCCGCGAGCACGGCGCCCACCGGGCTGCGGACGGCGACGACGGTGCAGGGCGAGGAGTCCCTGGTCGACCTCTCCTGGGACCAGCCGGACACCGGCGGCACGATTCCCGCGTACCAGCTGTTCCTGAACGGCAGGCTGACCACCACCATCGTCTGGGGCGGTACGCCGCCCGAGGGCCGGGCGACGTACCGGCTCACCCTGACCGACCCGCCCGGCACCCGCTACTCGCTCAAGATCCGGCCCAAGCTCCCCGACGGGAAGTGGGGCGACTTCTCGGCCCAGCGCACCGTGGTCCTGCCTGGCTGA
- a CDS encoding TIGR03086 family metal-binding protein: MDTPDGTAPGLDLEPAARQIRELIGAVDDRQLAGPTPCPDYSVRELLGHLLGLTVAFRDAARKKSGPTTGTPPTAALPVLPDDWRTALPPLLDELVTAWRSPDALEGMTRAGGVDLPGQVAGMVARNELVVHGWDLARSTGQDFRADEASLRSSEALLAPGDDDRSGPDAIFGPPVPVAADAPLVDRVIALSGRRPDWLPGG; encoded by the coding sequence ATGGACACTCCTGACGGAACCGCGCCCGGTCTCGACCTGGAGCCGGCCGCGCGGCAGATCCGCGAACTGATCGGCGCCGTCGACGACCGGCAGCTGGCCGGCCCGACCCCTTGCCCGGACTACTCGGTACGGGAGCTGCTCGGGCACCTCCTGGGGCTGACCGTCGCCTTCCGCGACGCGGCGCGCAAGAAGTCCGGCCCGACGACCGGCACCCCTCCGACAGCGGCGCTGCCGGTACTGCCCGACGACTGGCGCACGGCACTGCCGCCCCTGCTGGACGAGCTGGTCACGGCCTGGCGCTCCCCGGACGCGCTGGAGGGCATGACCCGGGCCGGCGGCGTGGATCTGCCCGGTCAGGTCGCCGGCATGGTGGCGCGCAACGAGCTGGTCGTGCACGGCTGGGACCTGGCCAGATCCACGGGGCAGGACTTCCGGGCGGACGAGGCGAGCCTGCGCTCCTCGGAGGCGTTGCTGGCGCCCGGGGACGACGACAGGTCCGGCCCCGACGCGATCTTCGGTCCGCCGGTCCCCGTCGCGGCCGACGCGCCGCTGGTCGACCGGGTGATCGCGCTGAGCGGCCGCCGGCCGGACTGGCTGCCGGGCGGCTGA
- a CDS encoding alpha/beta fold hydrolase produces MEDQSVVDVGDVRLAYRTWGDPFGSPVVLLHGLGGSSLSWEAVATLLGEEWRVYAIDLRGHGESDWPDEYGFEQMRDDVLEFLDACELDRVGVVGHSMGGVVAYLLAEEHADRVERLVLIETPPPFPGQLVAGSRPAGPVDYDENALEEIRAQIAGPDPRWREELGQIVAPTMMIAGGPESDMPQERLSDMASLIPDCRLITLGGGHQVHKRHPDQVAQQISEFFTS; encoded by the coding sequence ATGGAAGATCAGTCTGTTGTGGATGTCGGCGACGTGCGGCTGGCGTACCGGACCTGGGGGGACCCCTTCGGCTCGCCCGTCGTCCTCCTGCACGGCCTCGGGGGCTCGTCCCTGAGCTGGGAGGCGGTGGCCACCCTGCTCGGTGAGGAGTGGCGGGTGTACGCCATCGACCTGCGCGGGCACGGCGAGAGCGACTGGCCCGACGAGTACGGCTTCGAGCAGATGCGGGACGACGTCCTGGAGTTCCTCGACGCCTGCGAGCTCGACAGGGTCGGTGTCGTCGGCCACTCGATGGGCGGAGTGGTCGCCTATCTGCTCGCCGAGGAGCACGCGGACCGTGTCGAGCGACTGGTGCTGATCGAGACCCCGCCGCCCTTCCCCGGACAACTCGTCGCCGGCAGCCGTCCCGCGGGCCCGGTCGACTACGACGAGAACGCCCTGGAGGAGATCCGGGCGCAGATCGCCGGGCCGGACCCCCGCTGGCGGGAGGAGCTGGGGCAGATCGTCGCCCCGACGATGATGATCGCAGGGGGCCCGGAGAGCGACATGCCGCAGGAAAGGCTGTCCGACATGGCCTCGCTCATCCCGGACTGCCGGCTGATCACCCTGGGCGGAGGCCACCAGGTCCACAAGAGGCACCCGGACCAGGTGGCCCAGCAGATCAGCGAGTTCTTCACCAGCTGA
- a CDS encoding chitosanase yields MKHRRLALAAAAALVLTGCSGAASGSPEKGLDDPANKDIAMQLVSSAENSTLDWKAQYGYIEDIGDGRGWTAGIIGFCSGTGDMLKVVERYTAERPGNALERFLPALRAVDGSDSHEGLEDAFTAAWAKAAADPAFRSAQDAERDDSYFDPAVERAEADGLSALGQFIYYDAYVMHGYADAVGTVGFRTIRAQAVAEAEPPSGGGDEEEYLDAFLDARVAAMREEPAHSDTSRVESAQRVFVREGRLQLETPLVWKVYGESYRIDGS; encoded by the coding sequence GTGAAGCACAGACGTCTCGCCCTCGCCGCGGCCGCGGCCCTCGTACTGACCGGCTGTTCCGGAGCCGCTTCGGGTTCCCCCGAGAAAGGGCTCGACGACCCCGCGAACAAGGACATCGCGATGCAGCTGGTGTCGAGCGCGGAGAACTCCACACTCGACTGGAAGGCCCAGTACGGCTACATCGAGGACATCGGCGACGGCCGCGGCTGGACCGCCGGAATCATCGGATTCTGCTCCGGCACCGGGGACATGCTGAAGGTCGTCGAGCGCTACACGGCGGAGCGTCCGGGGAACGCGCTCGAACGTTTCCTTCCGGCCCTGCGCGCGGTGGACGGCAGCGACTCGCACGAGGGGCTGGAGGACGCTTTCACCGCCGCCTGGGCGAAGGCGGCGGCGGATCCCGCGTTCAGGTCGGCCCAGGACGCGGAGCGCGACGACTCGTACTTCGACCCGGCGGTCGAGCGTGCCGAGGCCGACGGGCTCAGCGCGCTCGGGCAGTTCATCTACTACGACGCCTACGTGATGCACGGGTACGCCGACGCCGTGGGCACGGTCGGCTTCCGGACGATCCGCGCCCAGGCCGTGGCGGAGGCCGAACCGCCGTCCGGCGGTGGTGACGAGGAGGAGTACCTCGACGCGTTCCTGGACGCCCGGGTGGCCGCGATGCGCGAGGAGCCCGCGCACAGCGACACCAGCCGCGTGGAGAGTGCCCAGCGCGTCTTCGTGCGTGAGGGCAGGCTCCAGCTCGAAACGCCGCTGGTGTGGAAGGTCTACGGCGAGAGCTACCGCATCGACGGGAGCTGA